A window of Thermosynechococcus sp. NK55a contains these coding sequences:
- the cbiB gene encoding adenosylcobinamide-phosphate synthase CbiB, producing MSCPLIAYTILLAAALLDFGFGDPWGWPHPVRWMGAYIQFLSHWFNYGQGWPVWGQRLGGALLTLSLILGSALISWGLVALGMAISPLLAWGVAVVGTASGFAGRSLRDAAAEVLAPLATGNLEGARQSLAKYVGRETAHLEAPEILRAVLETVSENTTDGMMAPLFYGAIATLIVPQVSPLPLVMAYKAASTLDSMIGYREPPYTHWGWFAAKTDDVLTWLPCRLLVFLVALCSGQWQRVWQWCCRDAPKDPSPNSGWSECAYAAALGVRLGGTNIYRGTVKVKPFLGEPLHSLDQKTIWSALDLSRQIYLMALGLTGILLLISCKLFSI from the coding sequence GTGTCTTGCCCCCTCATTGCCTACACGATTCTTCTGGCCGCGGCCCTCCTTGACTTTGGTTTTGGAGATCCTTGGGGCTGGCCACACCCGGTACGCTGGATGGGAGCCTATATCCAATTCCTCAGCCATTGGTTCAACTATGGCCAAGGCTGGCCAGTTTGGGGACAGCGGTTGGGGGGGGCACTGCTTACACTGAGCTTAATCCTAGGTTCTGCCCTAATCAGTTGGGGCTTAGTGGCACTGGGGATGGCAATTTCACCCCTCCTCGCTTGGGGAGTTGCAGTTGTGGGTACCGCCAGTGGCTTTGCGGGTCGTAGTCTACGGGATGCAGCAGCAGAGGTATTGGCACCTTTGGCAACTGGCAATCTTGAAGGGGCACGCCAGTCCTTAGCCAAGTATGTGGGTCGCGAAACTGCCCACCTAGAGGCACCTGAAATTCTGCGGGCAGTTCTGGAAACCGTAAGTGAAAATACCACCGATGGCATGATGGCACCACTTTTTTATGGGGCGATCGCCACCCTGATCGTGCCGCAAGTGAGTCCCTTGCCGCTGGTCATGGCCTATAAAGCCGCCAGCACCTTGGACTCGATGATCGGCTACCGTGAGCCACCCTACACCCATTGGGGGTGGTTTGCCGCCAAAACTGATGATGTCCTCACATGGTTGCCCTGTCGGTTGTTGGTCTTTCTCGTTGCCCTCTGCTCCGGGCAGTGGCAGCGAGTGTGGCAATGGTGTTGCCGTGATGCTCCCAAGGATCCGAGTCCCAATTCTGGTTGGAGTGAGTGTGCCTATGCAGCGGCCTTGGGGGTACGTCTGGGGGGCACGAATATCTACCGCGGCACGGTGAAGGTGAAACCCTTTTTAGGAGAACCGTTACACTCCCTTGATCAAAAAACGATCTGGTCTGCGCTTGACCTTAGCCGCCAGATTTACCTCATGGCCTTAGGATTGACAGGAATACTTTTATTAATTTCTTGCAAATTATTTTCTATTTAG
- a CDS encoding pyruvate kinase, with protein MLLEVPTVPISPAALLDSLLELRQEITKEGEARFQEWQSKIKRSEFIPSARNLAYYLALRWRDLRAMQMALMPWGLSSLGRIESRVLPNLDAVINTLGALCRAHESLPPRPPLDAFFAGDRQLRRQTAELFGPIRGKRHVRIMVTLPTEAATDRQWSITLLRKGMNCARINCAHDDPATWEAMIEHLRAASHITGQPCKVLMDLGGPKPRIAATWPATVRVHGGDRLRLTTEICPDGGQIPQFTCSLPEILPQLEVGQRVWIDDGHIGGRIVSKDAQGVELTITHCKEGQRLKVAKGLNFPDSDLRLSPLTDSDREHLAFACRYADIIGYSYVQSAEDIALLQRELAHCGGDRADQMGIIAKIETPKAIRALPEMIIQAAGRQPFGVMIARGDLAVEIGYQRLAEMQEEILWICEAAHVPVVWATQVLENLVKKGVPSRAEITDAAMAERAECVMLNKGPYVGLAVDILDDVLARMEAHQQKKTPQLRALHSWHPYETIGRP; from the coding sequence ATGTTGCTGGAGGTGCCAACTGTACCCATTTCACCTGCTGCCTTGCTCGATAGCCTGTTAGAACTGCGGCAGGAAATTACTAAAGAGGGGGAAGCCCGTTTTCAAGAGTGGCAATCAAAAATTAAGCGATCCGAATTTATACCTAGTGCGCGCAATCTTGCCTACTATTTGGCCTTGCGCTGGCGGGATCTACGGGCAATGCAAATGGCCTTAATGCCTTGGGGGTTATCGTCCTTAGGACGGATTGAGTCACGGGTGCTCCCCAATTTGGATGCGGTGATCAATACCTTGGGTGCCCTTTGTCGTGCCCATGAGTCACTGCCGCCGCGCCCACCCCTTGATGCTTTTTTTGCGGGCGATCGCCAACTGCGCCGCCAAACGGCGGAACTCTTTGGCCCAATTCGTGGCAAACGCCATGTGCGGATTATGGTGACACTCCCCACCGAAGCGGCCACTGACCGGCAATGGAGTATTACGCTCCTGCGCAAGGGAATGAACTGTGCTCGCATCAACTGTGCCCATGATGACCCTGCTACTTGGGAAGCGATGATTGAGCATCTGCGCGCGGCAAGTCACATTACGGGTCAACCCTGCAAAGTTCTCATGGACTTGGGGGGACCGAAACCCCGCATTGCTGCGACTTGGCCGGCAACGGTGCGCGTCCACGGTGGCGATCGCCTGCGACTGACAACGGAAATTTGCCCTGATGGCGGCCAGATACCGCAATTCACCTGCTCCTTGCCAGAAATTTTGCCCCAATTAGAGGTGGGGCAGCGGGTTTGGATTGATGATGGCCACATTGGCGGTCGCATTGTCAGCAAAGATGCCCAAGGGGTAGAACTCACCATTACCCACTGCAAGGAAGGGCAGCGGCTGAAGGTGGCCAAGGGCTTGAACTTCCCCGACAGTGATTTGCGCCTGTCTCCTTTGACCGACAGCGATCGCGAGCATCTTGCCTTTGCTTGCCGCTATGCTGACATCATTGGCTACTCCTACGTTCAGTCCGCTGAGGATATTGCCCTACTGCAACGGGAACTGGCGCATTGTGGTGGCGATCGCGCCGACCAGATGGGCATCATTGCCAAAATTGAGACCCCGAAAGCGATTCGAGCACTGCCAGAAATGATCATTCAAGCGGCGGGTCGACAACCCTTTGGTGTCATGATTGCCCGGGGCGATCTCGCTGTTGAAATTGGCTACCAACGCTTGGCGGAAATGCAGGAGGAAATCCTCTGGATCTGTGAAGCGGCCCATGTTCCTGTGGTGTGGGCCACCCAAGTCCTTGAAAACTTAGTCAAAAAAGGCGTGCCCTCCCGTGCCGAAATCACCGATGCAGCCATGGCGGAGCGAGCGGAGTGTGTCATGCTCAACAAAGGTCCCTATGTAGGGTTAGCAGTGGATATTCTCGACGATGTCCTTGCCCGCATGGAAGCGCACCAGCAGAAGAAAACACCGCAACTACGGGCACTGCACTCGTGGCACCCCTACGAGACCATTGGGCGCCCATAA
- a CDS encoding Fe(3+) ABC transporter substrate-binding protein, with amino-acid sequence MEKVGRRVFLGMGAAATAYVTHSLWNQNTESSYAQQSSGGVINVYSARHYDTDKALYNGFTQQTGIRVNIIEAEADALIERIRSEGSRSPADVLITVDAGRLWRAQEAGILQPIQSRVLNSIVPANLREPQGHWFGLSRRVRVLIYNKSKVDPNQLSTYEDLANPKWGRQVLCRSSSNIYNQSLTGSLLAIHGAQKTEQWARGLAQNFARPPEGNDTAQIRACAAGVGSIAIANHYYLARLIASDKAEDRAVAEKVGLFFPNQRDRGAHVNICGGGVVAGAPNRQAAIRFLEYLVSPKAQEMFAMANFEYPVRSGVPVHPIVQRFGNFRGQRVNAAVFGRNNAEALRIMDRAGWR; translated from the coding sequence ATGGAGAAAGTAGGTCGCCGTGTATTCCTCGGCATGGGCGCCGCAGCAACAGCTTATGTAACCCACTCCCTCTGGAACCAAAACACTGAATCAAGCTATGCGCAACAGTCCTCAGGAGGTGTGATCAATGTTTATTCGGCACGGCACTACGACACAGACAAAGCCCTCTACAACGGTTTTACGCAGCAGACCGGGATTCGCGTCAACATTATTGAGGCTGAAGCTGATGCTCTGATTGAACGGATTCGCAGTGAAGGGAGTCGCAGTCCTGCCGATGTCCTGATTACTGTGGATGCAGGTCGCTTGTGGCGAGCACAGGAAGCCGGTATTTTGCAGCCAATTCAGTCAAGGGTACTCAACAGCATTGTGCCAGCAAACCTACGGGAGCCTCAAGGACACTGGTTTGGTCTCTCGCGGCGGGTGCGTGTCCTCATTTACAATAAATCCAAAGTGGATCCCAACCAACTCTCCACCTACGAGGATCTGGCTAATCCGAAGTGGGGCCGGCAGGTTCTCTGTCGCAGTTCCAGCAATATCTACAATCAGTCCCTCACGGGGTCATTGCTAGCAATTCATGGTGCCCAAAAAACGGAACAATGGGCAAGGGGCCTAGCCCAAAACTTTGCCCGCCCCCCCGAGGGAAATGATACCGCTCAAATTCGTGCCTGCGCAGCGGGTGTTGGCAGCATTGCAATTGCAAATCACTACTATTTAGCACGGTTGATTGCCTCAGATAAAGCAGAAGATCGAGCAGTTGCTGAGAAAGTGGGCTTATTTTTCCCCAACCAGCGCGATCGTGGTGCCCATGTAAATATCTGTGGCGGCGGTGTGGTAGCTGGCGCCCCCAATCGTCAGGCGGCAATTCGCTTTTTGGAGTATCTGGTGAGTCCGAAGGCGCAAGAAATGTTTGCAATGGCCAACTTTGAATATCCGGTCCGCTCGGGGGTACCCGTGCATCCGATTGTGCAACGGTTTGGCAATTTCCGAGGACAACGTGTCAATGCAGCAGTTTTTGGCCGCAACAATGCTGAAGCACTGCGGATTATGGACCGGGCTGGATGGCGCTAA